A genomic segment from Xyrauchen texanus isolate HMW12.3.18 chromosome 21, RBS_HiC_50CHRs, whole genome shotgun sequence encodes:
- the LOC127661900 gene encoding olfactory marker protein-like, translated as MGSEMELTFTEDLKLTEVMRLRVQSLQQKSQKRQDGERLLLPHEAVYRLDFSEQELTFSHWNVTLQGTGRFTVTGISQLWTPDLTNLMTRQLLEPIGQFWRNAGDPEDLPIKCLEADIQEFGERIAELAKVRKVMYFLFAYKEGAEKEKISCSLIFKKNE; from the coding sequence ATGGGTTCAGAAATGGAGTTAACCTTCACCGAAGACCTCAAACTGACTGAGGTGATGCGTTTGAGGGTGCAGTCGCTGCAGCAGAAAAGCCAAAAGAGGCAGGATGGGGAGCGGTTGCTCCTGCCTCATGAAGCAGTCTACCGCTTGGACTTCAGCGAACAGGAGTTGACGTTCTCGCACTGGAACGTGACCCTGCAAGGGACAGGACGTTTCACTGTGACGGGCATCTCACAGCTATGGACGCCTGACCTGACCAACCTGATGACCAGACAGCTGCTGGAACCCATCGGCCAGTTCTGGAGGAACGCTGGCGATCCAGAAGATTTGCCAATCAAATGCTTGGAAGCAGATATTCAAGAGTTTGGAGAGAGGATAGCAGAGCTGGCCAAGGTGCGGAAGGTGATGTACTTCCTGTTCGCCTACAAGGAGGGAGCAGAAAAAGAGAAGATCTCCTGCTCGCTAATCTTCAAGAAAAATGAGTGA